Sequence from the Amblyraja radiata isolate CabotCenter1 chromosome 24, sAmbRad1.1.pri, whole genome shotgun sequence genome:
ccgccgaggaaaacatcgtggagccgcggttctgcggagcggccagctgcggcgtttGAActaacatctcgccgagatcaccagtgtgcggagctccgtctggcgtggtctgttggcttggaagccgcaggctccggtgggaaggcggccgttcctggcaccccaagctgctgggggttctcccgacgccggagtaccatcacccggcgagaacatcgggcgccgtggcggcgactgtggaggcctcaataggcccgactatgggtggacaagaggatggggactggactttgtgccttcccccacagtgggaatcactgtggggggatgttttggtgttgaatttctttatgaatactgtgttgtatttttattagtgtgctacatggacatcagaatttcccctgaataaggggattaataaagtatttatctatctatctatctatttatctctcACCTCCGTTTTTGTTGTGAGATCCAGATGTAaataatccattttattttccaaagagcggacattcgacaggagaacggatgggagcggtgtcctccacgggttagcctttagcctcgccgttagcccacctcgacagccccgcttcagtcttctgtagcgccgcctccgtgtccttctgtagcgccgcctccgtgtCCTTCTGTAGCGGCCAGTGTTTGTGAATGTCTCCGCGGCTCTGCAGGCCGCTGGGTCCTCCCGACGCAGCAGTCCGAGACAGTGCAGGCGTTCCTCAAGTTCAACGTCCACGTAGTCTCTACTGCTTAACTGTTGTAATTCCAGTAATGACCCATGATCGTACGTTAACTTGCAACCTGCCCGCTGCAAGTTATGAAGCCGGTTTGTAGAAAACTTGTCACTAATCGTAGAAAACTTGTCACTAATCGTAGAAAACTTGTCACTATCACTATCGAGAGTCAATGCTGCCGCAGCCAACCAGGGCGCCGCCATATTGCCAACCTAACCAACCGTCCGCTCTTTGGCCCCGCGCCGTGACgacattatatgctttaatttaaggtcattcaagtaagattgtttaatatttgtttcagattgcttcaatctacaataactgaaaatttctttcagttctcttaatttttaataaagttatgggcttttgactgctcttgatcacagcttttgtgttaagtcaatggaaaatcaagaggaaacaagatgctaatttccgagtatgaaaatggccataacttttttaatactggagatatgaaagtgaattaggtgtcaaattaaacttatttttatgctttatctgatgggataaattgcagacttgatttttaaaatctcaaaattttgttacATTGCTACTGGGCCCAGTGCTGGCccaagtgatccaccctgaccagtcttacacggtcccgggccggtccatccaggacaatatccatctggtccgggacctggtctacctggctcaggagaccagtgtacccactgcctttctctccctcgaccaggagaaggctttcGACAGGGTAGATCATGAGTAACTGTTGAGGACTCTGCGGGCGTTTGGGTTCGgaccgcactttgtgtcccggatccggcttttatacgccaccgcagagtgcctcgtgaaagtcaacagatccttgacggcccccattcccttgcacagaggagtacgtcagggatgccccatgtcaggccaactgtacgccatctgcatggagccattccttagtctgcttcggaggaagttgacgggcatggttctacgcgagccggacatggaggtggtcctctccgTCTATGCCAatgacgtgctcctcatggtcactgaccccgtcgacctgcagaagatgcgtgagtgccaacgagtcttctcggccgcatcctctgccaggatcaattgggggaaatgttctggactattggtgggtccctggcaggtggactccctcccggaggagatgaggtctttcacgtggagtaccacgcacctcctctacctgggagtctacctgagtcccggtgcggagatctggctggcgaactggcaggagctggaggtgaaagtcgtcacccggctggggcgctgggcgggtctcctcagagtgctttcaTACCGGGGCaaggtgttggtcattaaccaactcgtggcctccatgctctggtacaggttgaccacattggtcccatcagccacctttgctgggatcatccagaagaagttggtggacttcttctggggcaacggaaagcactgggtctctgcaacGGTCCTGAGTCTCCTGATCGAGGAGGGcagtcagtcgctggtgtgcatttgCACCAAGTTGGCAGCTCTCCACCTCAGGACcgtgcagagatacctgtactcagggcatcctcccaggtggcacgtgttGGTGACGCAttttttccaacggagccgctgccttcaaggggGTACGCGGATCCCAATGGTGGGCGTCAGctgtgcggtcctgatggggatgcccggcttctacagggacttgttgagagtctggaacctggttgccgttgaccggGCCCCACCTCCACcagcggagggtgacggcccgggcgtgagagcagccggtccttgtcccgccccaccgggtgtcgggggggctcaaacgtgtggagtagaaacatagaaacatagaaacatagaaattaggtgcaggagtaggccattcggcccttcgagcctgcaccgccattcaatatgatcatggctgatcatccaactcagtatcccgtacctgccttctctccataccctctgatccccttagccacaagggccacatctaactccctcttaaatatagccaatgaactggcctcaactaccttctgtggcagagaattccacaggttgagcaagcccccgctcagctgGAAGTAttcatcggaccaaggcgccaCAATCCATCTCGGgacccggtcccacacaatttgagccgtctttcctcgacacccttcgtctccctccgtgacgcagggaggcgtgtcctgtacagctcctcctccaaaccctgcacttcctcaccctggtccaccgtccagacaccaagtggcggtcggtgttgccttcaggtcgcgaggggggcccccggtgggggtccctctacgccgggattctccccctctatatTGGggcggagggtattgcaccgaggtgttccctgcaagctGTTTCCCtcacggttcacagactcgctagccgcctgccacttttgcgggctggaagagtctgtgtaccacgtgtacatggagtgcgtgaggctgcagccactattTGAATACCTAACGGGGCTTCTCCTTGCCTtccggctgcatttttcacccaccatcctcatctttggacacctgtgcgtaggggagagggtagggctgaagatgtcctggttgggttgctccttgggcctggccaagctggccaaccGTGAAtcaaggcgccaggcggtggagggctctacctgagccggctgcctgccccttttccggggatatgtCTGTGCCCGGGGgcagttagaaagggaatacgccctgtccacgggcaacctgagggatttccgggaccgctgggctccgcaaggTGTTGAATGTattctcaataaggattgtatcatagttgtatagtatgttattatggatatatgttagtattgtattatggtggtgggttctggcttgttttattgtagtgtaattattattttttaataatttaataaatttttgattaaaaaaaaagctggttaccaagcacgGAACTGGGCCCCTGCGCATCCCTCTACACTTGGATccccgacttcctcatccacagaccacagtctggtccttgtaattaaccttgtaaacctacgttgcactccctcaatagtaagaatgtccttcctcaaattaggggaccaaaactgcacacaatattccaggtgtggtctcactagggctctacaactgcagaaggacctctttgctcctatattcgattcctcatgttataaaggccaacatgccattcactttcttcactgcctgctgtacctgcatgcttactttcatagaccgatgttcaaggacctccagatcccgttgtacttccccttttcccaacttgacgccatttagatagtaatctgccttcctgtttttacaaccaaagtggataacctcacatttatccacattaaacttcatctgccatgcatctgcccactcccccaacctgtccaagtcaccctgcattctcatagcatcctcctcacagttcacactgccacccagctttgtatcatctgcaaatttgctaatgttactttgaatcccttcatccaattcattgatgtatattgtaaatagctgcggtcccagcaccgagccttgcggtatcccacaagtcactgcctgccattctgaaagggaccccttaatccctactctttgtttcctgtctgccaaccacttctctatccatgtcagcactctacccccaataccatgtgccctaattttgtccactaatctcctatgtgggaccttatcaaatgctttctgaaagtccaggtacactacatccactggctctcccttgtccattttcctcgttacatcttcaaaacattccagaagattagtcaagcatgatttccccttcgtaaatccatgctgactctgagcgatcctgttactgcaatccaaatgtgcggctatctcatcttttataattgacttcagcatcttccccaccaccgatgtcaggctaactggtctataattccctgttttctctctcccgcctttctgaaaaagtgggataacattagctaccctccaatccgcagggactgatcctgagtctattgaacattggaaaattatcaccaatgcatccacgatttctagcgccacttccttaagtaccctgggatgcagaccatcagaccctggggatttatcagccttcagtcccatcagtctatccaacaccatttcctgcctaatgtggatttccttcagttcctctgtcaccccagatcctctggccactactatatcaggaagattgtttgtgtcctccttagtgaagacagatccaaagtacctgttcaactcatctgctatttccttgatccccataataaattcacctttttcatgcTAATTCACCCATTGATGATGTCACGGGGAGTCACAAGGGGCCCATTGATGAGGTCAGGGGAGGCATCGATGTGGTGACATTTACGTCCTTGCTCCAGCCCACAGTTCACTGGACGAAGCATCAGTGAAGCATGATTCGCCGAATACTGCTTTTGACTCTGGGCACGCTGGCTCTAATGGGCGGCTTGCCCAACTTCATGAAACAGGAGGACGACTTGGCTTACTGCTTGGGCACAGCCCCCTGCTCCCTGGCCTTCCTGTCAAACAACCCACTCAGCCTGCGTTGCCCAGCTGCCACTGAAGCACTTGAAGACTCCGTCTACTGGCAGTACCAGGACCTCAGCCAGCCTCAGACCAAACCCCGAACCTTCATCGGACCCGGGCACTTGAGGGTGTACCGTGGGCCAATGGGCAAACTGGGAAGCCGAGCTAAACTACGGAGAGGCTCCTTGATCATGAACAAGGCGGAGACCTCAGAcacgggcctgtacctgtgcaaGTCGGCTGATTCCATCCTAGCCGCCTACCAGGTGGATGTGCAGGACTCGTCTCTGCTTTACGTGTCCCACCAAGGGCTGGGGGAGAGCACAATGTCAAACTGGAGCCTGAGGGTGAACTTGGGCTCTTCCCAGTACATGGTCCGGCTCTACACCCGCTGGGGACCATGGCAGGACTGTGACCGATGCAAGGTGATGGGGGAGCAGAAGATGGTGGGCTTCTGCTACGCCAAGCTTAGCGAGATCGACAAGGATGAGGAAGAGGACGAGGAACTGGAGGTAAATGGCGCCACCTTGCCCTGCGGCCTAATGGAGCTGCACATTGTGCAGTCCTTGCCCCGGCGCGGCGCCGAGCTCCACTACCAGATGTGCCGCGAGCCGTGCGAGAAGGAGGAAATACCAACGGAGATCGTAGCCAATCTGTTGCCGGAGATTggcgattggtggtggtcgggtcGGGAGACTGCGTTCAACTGGATGAAGCCTCGCATGCTACTGCAGACGGTGTACCTCGACATCCACGACAACGCCCGGATGACATGCCCGGGTGCGTCGGTGTACACGCCCGTTCTATGGCAGCGCGACTCCACATTCATCACCCGTGGTGGCAACTGTAACGGGTCTCACCAGTTGGACGACACCACGGGCGGCGGCATCTACCAAATCGAAAGCGTGAAGCCCTCCGACCgcggcatctaccgctgctgggtGCATGGGCATTGGGTCGCCTCCTTCCACCTCGAGACGCCCGAGCTGCCAGTAGTACGCCGCCGCGTCACCTGGCAACTGCTCAACGGCATGAGAATCTTGGTCGGCACGATCGCCATGGTCTTCGTGATCAGCGCCGTGGCTGAGACACTGTACGCCTGCTTGTTTGAGATCTTCTAgttcaactgcctcctccagaACATAAAAACCACAAGacacaggggcagaattaggcccaccTCCACCActctatcatggctgattcattttttcctctcaattcttgaccacttccaaattcttctgccctctccccgtaatcTTTTTTATCATTAATAATTACTTATCCATCTCCCAAGGACTTGGCCTCTCATGCCCCAGGCCATGGATGATTCAGCTGGGCTGCAGCAGCAGGGGCAAATGTGCAACTGGGCTGCGTTGGCTCCAGTGGAGCTGCAGTGTGAAGCGCCGAATAACATTGGTGCATGTGGGCTGCTTTCGGGAAATCAGTATGCTGCATGGTAGAGTGCCGACTGCATTGCTGCTGTGTCAGTGTTCATGCTGCATTGGAGCACAATGGGAGCAATGCCACCACCTTCAACGGTCACTGCCCGCTGAGCTGCCCTAGGGGCAGAGCTGCACTGGACACAGCCCTGAGCGACATGCATGTCAGCTTGCTGCAGTGAAGGGACATAGGCAGAAGGGagaatactcacacggctgagcgtggCCTcaccactttggggcttccgcagtcggcggcacttccgcaatcagcgtgacctcagcacttaccagaaattacgcaatcaacgcgacctgtccactaagcggaagtcacgaaatgagcgggacgttTGAACCAAATACAGTCGgacttaataaagtatttatttcttccaaacacagttggacttaataaagcattgcagtttcaagcacaggcagggcagcaggccacacaactcatggcattgtgatTAAGCCTAACAAATCATGTATTGCAAACACttggcagactcacagttcagttgattcacagcttagaatgagagtcgtggcctctccctcgtgatcttgcagagtgaccgagacacgtccaggcatcctttagtcctcccccccccccctccccccggaaggggcgttaccatcATTgctgtgattgacaggtgagaggacctcaaggttttttaaacactcgtaactttttttttcatcgatgggaaacatcctcgTGGCCtgttcagcagaggaggacttgtGTGAGTAAGATGggtaaaaatcatagcgatatatggttgcgttttttctgaaatcaatatacagcacagacaggaagtggtcaagttgagacttttaattatatagatgatgtgaactgttaaataaaaatgataaataacaaatgtagagttaggattagggtcagtcagtctGTCGGTCAATCAGTCGGTCATTCGGATATTCGATCggtcggtcagtcagtcggtcggtcagtcATTCAGTCAGTTGGTCAGTCGATCAGTCAGTCGgttggtcagtcagtcagtcagtcggttGGTCAGTCGATCAGTCTCGGTCaggctgtcggtaggccgatggacgttgtggaggatcggtcgggcCGCCAGGCCGCCGGTGGTTGCTGAGAGTAGTGGTCAGTTCGGTCAGGTTGCCGGTGGGTGCTGAGTGTGGTCAgttgggctgtcggtaggccagtGTTGCAGCAAGTGAGCGGGCGGACTGACGGAGCCAGAACTATGTGGGTGCAGAAAGTGGCCCGGGCTGCGTGCAGCGCCGTGCTGCTCCCCACAATCATCACCACTATGATCCAGAAGGACATGCTGGCCGAAGTGGACGCGCTGCTGGGCCACACGTATGGAGCccacagccggtcccaaagcggcaccagctccagccgtggggagctctggaaggggggcaaGTTAGGGTTAcagttaggcattttcctgtcagtggaagatgcctcagccttcccccagcctggcattgCCTTAGTCCCACTATGGCTGTGAcctccactctgcacactggcagtcagtgtggttcagtaaacgggggaacctacaggaactgccctcacctcTTAATGCGGCTGGTTCTGGAGCCGGACCattgcggcagtctcattcaaaatacacacacaattattttcattatattatacatatatatatatatatatatgtgtgtgtgtgtgtatatatatatatatatatatagtatattatatatatatatatatatatatatatatatatatatagtataattatatatggtttaaatagaccagccagaattaggctccccatggtgtaatatgggcattggacactagatggcagaattttttaatctcattttctaattaaattaattaaataatgtgCAACGTTTAGCACTGACAAGTTAGGACTTTCTtcccaattatattttatctaaatctgtgcaaaatttaatgtagttcCGAGGTcatgaaagttaaattctagacacattttcggtGAGGCTgacgttcacttgcacctcctccaacctcatcactgcacccgctgttccaggtgccaacttctctacattggcgctACCTAACGCAGGCTCGGTGAACAGTTCGCTGAGCACCTCCGCTAAGTCAGTcttagccaacctgatctcccggtggcccagcacccacgcccccccccccccccccccccattcctaatctgacctttctctcctgggcctcctccattgtcagagtgaggcccagtgcaaattggaggatcagcacctcatattttgcttgggtagtttacaccccagcggtatgaacatggacTTCTCTAACATgtggtagcccttgctctctctcttcatttccccccttcccatttctctcactggtcccactgtctccgcctacattctttctttgtcctcccccctcccctgacatcagtctaaagaagggtatcgacctgaaacgtcaccaattccttctctccatatatgctgcctcacctgttgaatttctctagcattttgtgtccactggCCGCACCAATTTCTCCCCTCTTGCCTGCCtccattaacattccttcctctggcttcacaatttgcaactctttaaTCCTCTTCAGTCTCACACCAGCGTTTAGCAGCTAACATATTTTTCTTAGATAAATCAAAACTCGTTCCTTGCGTTTCTTCGGATCCAAATGGTTGCTAAATCCCAGTCAGTAATCACACTATTTAACGTGACTTTGATGTGAACGGAAGAATAGAATCTGAAGAATAGTAGCCGCGGTCACGTGGCTctggaggggctgctgtttttcACGCGGAAGTtgagtgctgaccaccgttgtggccagacgtgttgtaAGAACCTGTAAGCTAAGAAACTattttcagaataaaataagttacaaaacttagttgtcgttcttgcgaACGCCAAATTtgtgaccccgacctgtctagtcatcggtacacaaaaatgatggataaactcagtgggtgcagcagcatctaggagcgaaggaaataggcaacgtttcaggccaaaacgcttcttcagattgatggggggaaggggggggtgcggggagaggaaaggaaaaaggaggaggaggagcacgagggctgagggagataggaaggggaggagacaggaagggctaacaaaattgggagaattcaatgttcatgccaccaggatgcagacgccccaagcggaatatgaggtgctgttcctccaatttccggtggtgctcgctctggccttggaggaggcccaggacggagaggtcggatacggaataggagggggagttgaagtgctgagccaccgggaggtcagcttggttaatgcggaccgagcggaggtgttcagcgaaacaatcgccaagtctatgcttggtctcaccaatgtagatcagctgacatctagagcagcggatggaatagatgaggttggaggagatgcaggtgaacctctgtcgcacctggaacgactgcttgggtccttgaatggagtcgtgaggggaggtaaagcgacaaatgtatcatctcttgcggttgcaagggaaagtgcccggggagggggtggtacgggagggaagggaagaattgacaagggtgttagggagggagcggtctttgcggaaagctgacagggggagatgggaagatgtggctagtggtggggtcacgttggaggtggcaaaactgacggaggactacttgttgtatgtgacggctagtggggtgaaaggtgaggacttgggggactctgcccttgttgcgagtgggaggatggggagagagggcagtgttacggggtatggaagagaccctggtgcgagcctcatctatggtgggggaGTGGAACCCCAtcagttccctgaagaacgaggacatttcagatgccctagtgtggaacgcctcatcttgggagcagatgcggcgtagatggaggaaatgggagtaggggatggagtccttacagaaagcagggtgggaagaagtgtagtccagatagccatgggagtcagtgggtttatagtggatgtaggtcagaagtctatcacctgcgatggagatagtgagatcaaggaatggtagggaagtgtcggaaatggtccaggtgtatttgagtgccggatgaaaGTTAGTGGTGTGGCGGATGAAGtcggtcagttgtgtgtaggtgcaggaggtagcaccaaagcagtcgtcgatgtagcggaggtagaggtcggggatggggcctaggtacgcctcgaacaaggattgttcaacgtacccgacaaagaggcaggcgtagatagggcccatgcgcgtgcccatagctacgccttgtatttggaggaaatggcagGAGTCAAACGAGacattattgagggtaaggaccaactctgctaggcggaggaaagTATCAATGGccaggtataggttgcttctccggtcgaggaagaaccagagggctttgagaacaccctggtgggggatggaggtgtagagtgactggacgtccatggtgaagatgagaggatggggacctagagaatggaatgtgcggagacgacggagagtgtctgaggtgtcttgaacataggtagggagggatttaaccaagggggataggatggagtcaaggtatgtggaaatgagtttggCAGGGCACGAACAGACAGAGACAATGGGtttaccgggacagtcaggtttgtggattttggggagaaggtaaaattgttATGCTGACTATGACACAAtccatatagacacaaaatgctggagtaactcagcggggcaggtcgcatctctggagagacctttctctcgacctgaaacgtcacccattccatctctccagagatgctgcctgtcctgctgacttactccagcattttgttgctatcttcggtttaaaccagcatctgcagttccttcctatgacaCAATCCATCTTGGTCCAGCTGTGGACTTAATTGTTTGACATATAATTTCTTATGCTATTGATTTTTACTCAATGTTGGCAATGTTTAAAATGTAGAAGATAGAATATAGAGCAAGACAGCAAAGGCATAGGCTCTTTGGCCAACCATGTCTACATGGTTGTCTATCTGATGTCTATCTAAACTACTCCCATCAGCCTGCacatggcccatgtccctctatgtGTAGGAACATgcaagtttacaccaaagatagacacaaaatactgaagtaactcagcaggacaggcagcatctctggagagaaggaatgggtgacgtttcttcagtgtttgaagaagggcctcaacctgaattgtcacccattccttctgtccagagatgttgcctgtcccgctgaattactccaacattttgtgtctatgtctctCTATTCTTCGCCTGtttatgtatctgtccaaaagcCTCAAATGCTGCTATTGTATCTGATTCTTTCACCAACCTATCAGTGCATCACGGACCCCTACCAATTTCTCTGTAAAGAAAACCTCCCTCGCACATTTCATTTAAACTATCCCCCTCACAccataaatctatgccctctagtagttAACATTTCTCCCACAGGGTAAAGGCGCTGTCTATCCAATTATATCTATGCCTCTTGTGATTTTATTTCTACCAGTTTATTCCTAAGCCTCTGTCACTTCTGAGAAAATGATCCAATTTTTTCTCCAAACTCTCCCATTTGCTCCATTCTAGATTTACAGTGTAAATTTAAAATGGGCTTGAGTTGAGTTCATTAGTTGTATAGCAACAATAATACCGCACAGCATGCCTTACATACTTGGAGTACACAATGTTCAAATTGCTCACAACATGCCAATTCAGATCTGGTGCAACCAGAATTTTTGGTTAAAACCAATTCCCTACATCTCTTCATCTGTTCCCTTCATTGAAATGTTTCCTTCATCAAAGTATAATTTCCCTATCATTGATTAACTTTTTCAAGGCATCTGAAGGTGCAGATCTGCCATTCTGAtgagtatgaaggaactgcagatgatttatactgaagatagacacaaagtgttggagtaactcaacaggtcaggcagcatctcttgagaaaaagaacaggtgatgttttgggtcaaaaccgttCTGCAGACTGGTCTCAagtgtgggtctgaagaagggctccaccccgaaacatcacctgttcctttgcaccagagatgctgcctgacccgttaagttgctccagcactt
This genomic interval carries:
- the LOC116986566 gene encoding protein FAM187B-like; the protein is MIRRILLLTLGTLALMGGLPNFMKQEDDLAYCLGTAPCSLAFLSNNPLSLRCPAATEALEDSVYWQYQDLSQPQTKPRTFIGPGHLRVYRGPMGKLGSRAKLRRGSLIMNKAETSDTGLYLCKSADSILAAYQVDVQDSSLLYVSHQGLGESTMSNWSLRVNLGSSQYMVRLYTRWGPWQDCDRCKVMGEQKMVGFCYAKLSEIDKDEEEDEELEVNGATLPCGLMELHIVQSLPRRGAELHYQMCREPCEKEEIPTEIVANLLPEIGDWWWSGRETAFNWMKPRMLLQTVYLDIHDNARMTCPGASVYTPVLWQRDSTFITRGGNCNGSHQLDDTTGGGIYQIESVKPSDRGIYRCWVHGHWVASFHLETPELPVVRRRVTWQLLNGMRILVGTIAMVFVISAVAETLYACLFEIF